In Geminocystis sp. NIES-3709, a single genomic region encodes these proteins:
- a CDS encoding glycoside hydrolase family 10 protein, whose protein sequence is MRLFRLILVFFLTLILIYSISQISYSQPLKNREIRGVWLTNIDSDVLFSKDKTKNAIETLNQLNFNTVYPTLWNWGYTLYPSQVAENITGIKIDPTEGLQNRDVLTEIIKESHSRKIAVIPWFEFGFMAPADSQLAKLHPQWLTQRQDGSKIWLEGNVHERVWLNPLNPEVQNFIADLILEIVSKYDIDGIQVDDHFGYPSQFGYDPYTVELYRREHQGNLPPLDSKNPDWIQWRADKITNYMETLFKLIKQVKNNVIVSVSPNPQEFSKNEFLMDWAKWERKGLVEELIVQIYRNNMDSFNRELAQKDLKLAKDHIPTAIGILTGLKGRSIGFDLINEQVNSTREKGFGGVGFFFYESLWNFGPETATQRQSFLQNLFSQKLDRFTINN, encoded by the coding sequence ATGAGACTTTTTCGCCTAATTTTAGTATTTTTTTTGACTCTTATTCTTATTTATAGTATTAGTCAAATTTCCTATAGTCAACCCCTGAAAAATAGAGAAATTAGAGGTGTTTGGCTAACAAATATTGACAGTGATGTTTTATTCTCAAAAGACAAAACTAAAAATGCGATCGAAACTTTAAACCAACTAAACTTTAACACAGTATATCCCACCTTATGGAATTGGGGTTATACCTTATATCCTAGTCAAGTAGCAGAAAATATCACGGGCATAAAAATTGATCCCACAGAAGGATTACAAAATCGAGATGTATTAACAGAAATCATTAAAGAATCTCATAGTAGAAAAATAGCAGTGATACCTTGGTTTGAATTTGGATTTATGGCACCAGCAGATTCTCAGTTAGCTAAACTTCACCCACAATGGTTAACTCAAAGACAAGACGGTAGTAAAATTTGGTTAGAAGGAAATGTTCATGAAAGAGTTTGGTTAAATCCCTTGAATCCAGAAGTACAAAATTTTATCGCTGATTTAATCTTAGAAATTGTCAGTAAATATGATATTGATGGTATCCAAGTCGATGATCATTTTGGTTATCCTTCTCAATTTGGTTATGATCCTTATACAGTAGAATTATATCGTAGAGAACATCAAGGAAATTTACCTCCATTAGATTCTAAAAATCCCGATTGGATACAATGGCGAGCAGATAAAATTACTAATTATATGGAGACTTTATTTAAGTTAATTAAACAGGTAAAAAATAATGTAATTGTCTCAGTTTCTCCCAATCCTCAAGAGTTTTCTAAAAATGAGTTTTTAATGGATTGGGCAAAATGGGAAAGAAAAGGTTTAGTCGAAGAATTAATTGTGCAAATTTATCGTAATAATATGGATTCTTTTAATAGAGAATTAGCTCAAAAAGACTTAAAATTGGCTAAAGATCATATTCCCACTGCTATCGGTATTTTAACAGGCTTAAAAGGTCGATCAATCGGTTTTGATTTAATTAATGAGCAGGTAAATTCCACCAGAGAAAAAGGTTTTGGAGGAGTAGGATTTTTCTTTTATGAAAGTTTATGGAATTTTGGCCCTGAAACGGCAACGCAA